One stretch of Arachis hypogaea cultivar Tifrunner chromosome 20, arahy.Tifrunner.gnm2.J5K5, whole genome shotgun sequence DNA includes these proteins:
- the LOC112785667 gene encoding cation/H(+) antiporter 15-like has translation MEKEGGTIVSGEDGITTICVPRRDSYLHSVGMWVGDNPFDFVVPVTLFQIIIFIIASRILYIVLRPLSTPKFVCYVLGGILVGPSILGNHLFEVVYPPIQSPILFLLGRLGAAYSVFFITLKMDIVPTIKAAKKYWKLGFMPFLSSFLVMYTLTHYTNLEYRGKLKQPSIPCWTSFPVVSDFLMELNLITMEIGQIALSTAIVSEMCQWVVLITYVLATNTLNFSFANLSFLVAFLMFLCFVVRPIMKVIIKKTPKGEPVKQGYVIMVLLGVIGMATISDIIGITFIMGPTLYGLFIPNGPPLATTIVERSEVVISELIMPFFYLTLGTTTKISSIIDEYWYQNLMVEFVVLCGVTTRVLVTMVLGMAHNLRLKHGFILGLMMSIEGILDLILFHGMMRAQIFEDYIFVILELHALLITAISAPLIKFLYKHHPRLSKEPSAHDARVRTIQSTSLTSEFSIISCVHKDTDVPSMIALLESFNTYQESPLCVHVIHLVELLGKSTPILLPLKKKNKKVKSSAIYLETNHIMRAFENYSQNSAGAVTVLSYVNIAPYKIMHESVCNLADHNRVPLILIPFYEYNQTINSHDGTFIRDLNTSFQLNARCTIGILVDRYSTLALNASLSCFHVAIFFLGGQDDREALALGIRMLDRITIKVTLVQFIVQEQHNFDSGNPSSSSSLGLDNNNNNNNNNNNNNNNNNNNKPVEEEEAKADKILDECLVDEFKGKKIVHNNANFHEILVEDSIGVLEAIRGMEMEIYDLAIVGKRHQSMSITDEEMMDFMDNADQLGVIGDMLASTEFYGGKISLLVMQCGGRKVLEKKTSTNRGLKL, from the exons ATGGAAAAAGAAGGAGGAACCATCGTATCGGGTGAAGATGGTATTACCACAATTTGTGTGCCTAGGAGGGATAGTTACTTGCATTCTGTAGGCATGTGGGTTGGAGATAATCCATTTGATTTTGTTGTTCCTGTCACGTTGTTCCAAATCATTATCTTCATTATAGCTTCCCGAATATTGTACATTGTTCTCAGGCCTCTAAGCACACCCAAATTCGTCTGCTATGTTCTg GGTGGCATTCTCGTAGGACCATCAATTTTGGGCAACCATTTATTTGAAGTTGTATATCCTCCTATACAATCTCCAATTTTATTCTTGTTGGGAAGGTTAGGTGCTGCATATAGTGTGTTCTTCATTACACTGAAAATGGACATAGTCCCAACTataaaagcagcaaaaaaatattggaaattaGGTTTCATGCCGTTCTTAAGTTCTTTTCTTGTTATGTACACCCTAACACACTATAccaacttggaatatagaggtAAATTAAAGCAACCAAGCATCCCTTGTTGGACTAGTTTTCCGGTTGTCTCAGATTTCTTGATGGAACTCAACCTTATAACTATGGAAATAGGTCAGATCGCTCTGTCTACGGCtatcgtgtccgaaatgtgtcaGTGGGTCGTGTTGATAACCTACGTGTTAGCGACAAACACACTAAACTTCTCGTTTGCAAACCTAAGTTTCCTTGTGGCCTTCTTGATGTTCTTGTGCTTTGTTGTAAGACCAATAATGAAGGTGATAATTAAAAAAACACCAAAGGGGGAACCGGTAAAACAAGGTTATGTTATTATGGTCCTTCTAGGTGTTATTGGCATGGCAACAATTAGTGATATCATTGGAATAACGTTCATAATGGGACCCACACTTTATGGTTTGTTTATCCCTAATGGTCCCCCTCTGGCAACAACAATAGTGGAGAGGTCTGAAGTTGTTATATCGGAACTTATTATGCCTTTTTTCTATTTGACGTTAGGCACAACCACAAAAATAAGTAGCATTATTGATGAATATTGGTACCAAAATTTGATGGTTGAGTTTGTTGTATTGTGTGGGGTCACGACAAGAGTGCTTGTAACTATGGTCCTTGGTATGGCGCATAATTTAAGATTAAAACATGGGTTTATTCTTGGTCTTATGATGAGCATTGAAGGCATACTTGACCTAATCTTATTTCATGGGATGATGAGAGCACAG atttttgaagATTACATATTTGTTATACTCGAGCTTCATGCTTTGTTGATAACCGCTATTTCTGCACCATTGATAAAGTTCTTATACAAACATCATCCTCGTTTGTCAAAAGAACCAAGTGCACATGATGCAAGAGTGAGAACAATCCAAAGCACTTCTTTAACATCAGAATTTAGCATCATTTCTTGCGTACACAAAGACACAGATGTTCCTAGCATGATTGCGCTTCTAGAATCCTTTAACACCTACCAAGAGAGTCCTCTGTGTGTCCACGTCATACACCTTGTTGAGCTCTTGGGAAAAAGTACACCCATTCTTCTTcctttgaaaaagaaaaacaagaaggtCAAATCATCTGCCATTTATCTTGAAACCAACCACATCATGCGAGCATTTGAGAACTACTCGCAAAACTCTGCAG GTGCGGTAACCGTGCTTTCGTATGTCAACATTGCGCCTTACAAGATCATGCATGAGTCTGTTTGTAATCTTGCCGACCACAACCGGGTACCTTTGATTCTCATCCCTTTCTATGAATACAACCAAACCATTAATAGCCATGACGGAACCTTTATTCGTGACCTTAACACCTCCTTTCAactaaatgcaagatgcacaATAGGCATCCTAGTGGACAG ATATTCAACATTGGCTTTGAATGCATCCTTATCATGTTTTCATGTGGCTATCTTCTTCCTTGGTGGGCAAGACGATAGAGAAGCACTAGCATTAGGTATTAGAATGTTGGACCGTATAACCATAAAGGTCACACTAGTGCAATTCATTGTACAAGAGCAACACAACTTTGATAGCGGCaacccatcatcatcatcatcattagggttagataataataataataataataataataataataataataataataataataataataataaaccagtagaagaagaagaagcaaaagcaGATAAGATATTGGACGAATGCTTGGTAGATGAATTCAAGGGGAAGAAGATTGTCCACAACAATGCTAATTTTCATGAAATTTTGGTAGAAGATTCCATAGGTGTTTTAGAAGCGATTCGGGGCATGGAGATGGAGATATATGACCTTGCCATTGTCGGAAAGAGGCATCAATCTATGAGTATCACGGATGAAGAAATGATGGATTTTATGGACAACGCGGATCAATTAGGAGTTATTGGCGACATGTTAGCGTCCACAGAGTTTTATGGTGGGAAAATTTCACTCTTGGTGATGCAATGTGGAGGGAGGAAGGTTTTGGAAAAGAAAACCTCTACTAATCGAGGTTTAAAACTTTAA